A region of Planococcus sp. MSAK28401 DNA encodes the following proteins:
- a CDS encoding ring-cleaving dioxygenase, which yields MGERTKGIHHITAIVGEAQENTDFYARVLGMRLVKKTVNFDDPGTYHLYFGNDQGSPGTIMTFFPWGKAYQGKVGDGQVGVTAFAVPEGALAFWRSRLESYKVAFEEHQRFSESYLKFEDPHGLQLELVERGIGEASGWVGSGITQENAVKGFAGAVLYTANAAKTAELLEEVIGFTRKEEQDDYVRFVSDGELGNILDIKQTRVGTGQMGVGTVHHIAFRADDDVDQLEWKNRVEAYGLGVTPVQDRNYFRSIYFREYGDLLFEIATDPPGFTIDESPDALGEELQLPKQYEQYRKRLLAELPPVYARPLE from the coding sequence ATGGGTGAAAGAACGAAAGGAATTCATCATATTACTGCGATCGTCGGAGAAGCACAGGAAAACACCGATTTTTATGCAAGGGTGCTCGGTATGCGCCTCGTCAAGAAAACAGTGAATTTCGACGATCCGGGTACGTACCATTTGTATTTCGGGAATGACCAGGGCTCACCTGGCACCATCATGACTTTTTTCCCTTGGGGCAAAGCCTATCAAGGGAAGGTGGGAGATGGCCAAGTCGGCGTTACGGCTTTCGCTGTTCCTGAAGGCGCTCTTGCATTTTGGCGCAGCCGTCTCGAAAGCTATAAGGTTGCATTCGAAGAGCATCAGCGTTTCAGCGAATCCTATTTGAAGTTTGAAGATCCCCATGGGCTTCAGCTAGAACTGGTTGAGCGTGGGATAGGCGAGGCGAGCGGATGGGTCGGAAGCGGCATTACGCAAGAAAATGCTGTCAAAGGCTTTGCCGGGGCTGTATTGTATACGGCCAACGCCGCCAAAACCGCCGAGTTATTGGAAGAAGTGATCGGCTTCACGCGCAAAGAAGAGCAAGATGATTATGTCCGTTTTGTCTCGGACGGCGAGCTTGGGAACATATTGGATATCAAGCAAACCCGTGTCGGAACTGGCCAGATGGGTGTCGGCACCGTCCATCACATCGCATTTCGTGCGGATGACGACGTCGATCAACTGGAATGGAAAAACCGTGTCGAAGCTTATGGTCTCGGTGTCACGCCTGTCCAGGACCGCAATTATTTCCGGTCGATTTATTTCAGGGAATATGGCGATCTGCTATTTGAAATTGCGACCGACCCGCCAGGCTTTACGATCGATGAAAGTCCAGACGCGCTCGGTGAGGAACTGCAATTGCCGAAGCAATACGAGCAGTACCGAAAACGCTTATTGGCGGAACTGCCGCCAGTGTACGCGCGACCGCTTGAATAG
- a CDS encoding proline dehydrogenase family protein: protein MGITRSFFIALSNNRLLNSGAKKWGFQLGAAKVVAGTDIPDMMASVRELNEDGISATIDRLGEFVTSREEATQAKNEIIQTAEAITEAGVDAHLSVKLTQIGLDIDKQFCLENIREIAAEAEQRSIYINLDMENYEHLQPTLDILHTLRKEFDSVGTVIQAYLFRSEQDLEALQNVRLRLVKGAYQESEQVAYQSAEEVDANFLKLIKLRLDQPVFTSIATHDHHIINAAIDYIKEQGIPKDRFEFQMLYGFRTDLLKELSEEYQVTSYVPFGKDWYGYFMRRLAERPQNIQLVLKGALSKSS, encoded by the coding sequence ATGGGAATCACGAGGAGTTTTTTTATCGCTTTGTCCAACAATCGGCTATTGAACAGCGGAGCCAAAAAATGGGGCTTTCAGCTGGGTGCTGCAAAAGTCGTTGCCGGAACCGATATTCCGGACATGATGGCATCTGTTCGCGAATTGAACGAGGATGGCATTTCAGCCACAATTGACCGGCTAGGGGAATTCGTCACCAGCCGCGAAGAAGCCACACAAGCAAAAAACGAGATCATCCAGACGGCTGAAGCTATCACAGAAGCGGGCGTAGACGCTCATCTATCCGTCAAATTGACACAAATCGGGCTCGATATCGATAAACAATTTTGCTTGGAAAACATCCGTGAAATTGCAGCTGAAGCAGAACAGCGAAGCATATACATCAACCTGGACATGGAAAATTACGAGCATCTTCAACCAACACTCGATATATTGCATACTTTAAGAAAAGAATTCGACAGTGTCGGAACCGTTATCCAGGCTTATCTTTTCCGCTCGGAACAAGACCTGGAAGCACTTCAAAACGTCAGGCTGCGGCTTGTAAAAGGGGCCTACCAGGAAAGTGAACAAGTGGCGTATCAATCCGCTGAGGAAGTGGATGCCAATTTTCTCAAGCTCATCAAGCTGCGGCTTGACCAGCCGGTGTTCACCTCAATCGCTACGCATGACCACCATATTATCAATGCAGCAATTGACTATATAAAAGAACAAGGCATCCCAAAAGACCGTTTTGAATTTCAAATGCTTTACGGCTTCCGTACGGATTTATTGAAGGAGCTATCTGAAGAGTATCAGGTGACGTCTTATGTGCCGTTCGGCAAAGACTGGTACGGCTATTTCATGAGGCGACTTGCCGAAAGGCCGCAGAACATCCAATTGGTGTTAAAAGGCGCTCTCTCCAAATCTTCATGA